The Banduia mediterranea genome has a segment encoding these proteins:
- a CDS encoding ABC transporter permease: MSGLANVFRLGVKELWSLVRDPIMLVLIVYTFSVSVYTAATSLPEALHKAPIAVVDEDASPLSRRIVSAFYPPHFLDPSIISIGEVDAGMDEGRYTFALDIPPDFQRDVLAGRAPVIQLNVDATRMSQAFTGSGYIQEIVLTEIDTFVRRYSDTTPPPVDLALRARFNPNLDESWFGALMEIINNVTMLSIVLAGAALIREREHGTIEHLLVMPVTPGEIMLAKVWSMGAVVLVATALSLTFIVQGALSIPVEGSVPLFLLCAGLHLFATTSMGIFMATLARSMPQFALLMMLTLLPLQMLSGGLTPRESMPQFVQAIMLAAPTTHFVSAAQAILYRGAGFSAVWPQMLAIALIGTLLFLLSLSRFRKTIAQMS; this comes from the coding sequence ATGTCGGGCCTCGCCAATGTCTTCCGGCTCGGCGTCAAGGAACTGTGGAGCCTGGTGCGTGACCCGATCATGCTGGTGCTGATCGTCTACACCTTCAGCGTCTCGGTCTATACCGCGGCCACATCGCTGCCCGAGGCCCTGCACAAGGCGCCGATCGCGGTCGTCGACGAGGATGCTTCACCGTTGTCGAGGCGCATCGTCTCGGCGTTCTATCCGCCGCACTTCCTGGACCCGTCGATCATCTCGATTGGTGAGGTCGATGCCGGCATGGACGAGGGCCGCTACACCTTCGCGCTGGATATTCCGCCGGATTTTCAGCGCGACGTGCTGGCAGGCCGCGCTCCGGTGATCCAGCTCAACGTCGACGCCACGCGCATGAGCCAGGCCTTCACCGGCAGCGGTTATATTCAGGAGATCGTGCTGACGGAGATCGACACCTTTGTACGCCGCTACAGCGATACCACGCCGCCGCCGGTCGATCTTGCGCTGCGCGCCCGCTTCAATCCCAATCTCGATGAATCCTGGTTCGGCGCGCTGATGGAAATCATCAACAACGTCACGATGCTGTCGATCGTGCTGGCCGGCGCCGCGCTCATCCGCGAGCGCGAACACGGCACCATCGAACATCTGCTGGTGATGCCGGTCACACCCGGCGAAATCATGCTCGCCAAGGTCTGGTCCATGGGTGCGGTGGTGCTTGTGGCCACGGCCCTGTCCCTGACGTTCATCGTGCAGGGCGCGCTGAGCATCCCGGTGGAAGGCTCGGTGCCGTTGTTCCTGCTGTGCGCGGGCCTGCATCTTTTCGCCACGACCTCGATGGGCATCTTCATGGCAACCCTGGCACGCAGCATGCCGCAGTTCGCCTTGCTGATGATGCTTACCCTGCTACCTTTGCAGATGTTGTCCGGCGGGCTCACGCCGAGGGAGAGCATGCCGCAGTTCGTGCAGGCGATCATGCTGGCCGCGCCGACCACGCACTTCGTATCGGCAGCGCAGGCGATCCTCTATCGCGGCGCCGGCTTCAGCGCGGTCTGGCCGCAGATGCTCGCGATCGCCCTGATCGGAACGCTGCTGTTCCTGCTTTCGCTGAGCCGCTTCCGCAAGACCATCGCCCAGATGAGCTGA
- a CDS encoding HlyD family secretion protein: protein MNPSIKNKLVPLAVLIAVLATVGFTWTQMRPKGPGSAFISGNGRIEATEIDVAAKLGGRITEIFVNEGDFVHSGDVLAQMQIDVLEAQRNEARAYQAQAENAVTSAEAQVAVRRSELAAARAVVVQREAELDAAQRRLARSETLAEEGATSIQQLDDDRASVRRAEATLVAARAQAAASRAAIDAAEAQVVGARSASAAAEATVARIEADIRDGQLKAPRDGRVQYRIAQPGEVVGGGGKVLNLVDLGDVYMTFFLPETVTGRVAMGDEVRLVLDAAPGYVIPARVSYVASTAQFTPKTVETASERQKLMFRVKAQIDRALLQRYLTQVKTGLPGVAWVRLDDTAPWPTELNTQVPE, encoded by the coding sequence ATGAATCCTTCAATCAAGAACAAACTGGTGCCGCTCGCGGTGCTGATCGCCGTCCTGGCGACGGTCGGTTTCACCTGGACTCAGATGCGGCCCAAGGGGCCCGGTTCGGCCTTTATCAGCGGCAACGGCCGGATCGAGGCCACCGAGATCGACGTGGCCGCCAAGCTGGGCGGCCGCATCACCGAGATCTTCGTCAACGAGGGCGACTTCGTGCACAGCGGCGACGTGCTGGCGCAGATGCAGATCGACGTGCTGGAGGCACAGCGCAACGAGGCGCGGGCCTACCAGGCGCAAGCCGAAAACGCCGTGACCAGCGCCGAGGCGCAGGTTGCCGTGCGCCGCAGCGAGCTGGCCGCGGCGCGAGCCGTGGTGGTCCAGCGCGAGGCGGAACTCGATGCCGCACAGCGGAGGCTGGCGCGATCCGAGACGCTGGCGGAGGAAGGCGCCACTTCGATCCAGCAACTCGACGACGACCGTGCCTCGGTGCGCCGCGCCGAAGCCACGCTGGTGGCGGCGAGGGCGCAGGCGGCGGCGTCGCGAGCCGCCATCGATGCCGCCGAGGCGCAGGTGGTCGGCGCACGTTCGGCGAGCGCTGCGGCCGAAGCCACCGTGGCGCGGATCGAAGCCGATATCCGGGACGGACAGCTCAAGGCGCCGCGTGACGGCCGTGTGCAGTACCGCATCGCGCAGCCCGGCGAGGTCGTTGGCGGCGGCGGCAAGGTGCTCAATCTGGTGGATCTCGGCGATGTCTACATGACCTTCTTTCTGCCAGAGACCGTGACCGGACGTGTCGCCATGGGCGACGAAGTGCGCCTGGTGCTCGACGCGGCGCCGGGTTACGTGATCCCGGCACGGGTTTCGTATGTCGCCAGCACCGCACAGTTCACGCCCAAGACCGTGGAGACCGCCAGCGAACGGCAGAAGCTGATGTTCCGTGTCAAGGCGCAGATCGACCGTGCGCTGTTGCAGCGGTATCTCACCCAGGTCAAGACCGGCCTCCCCGGTGTCGCCTGGGTCCGGCTGGACGATACGGCACCGTGGCCGACGGAACTGAACACGCAGGTTCCGGAATGA
- the rbbA gene encoding ribosome-associated ATPase/putative transporter RbbA — MSDESARRPVARLDGVGLHYRKTVALDAIDLVVPGGRMVGLIGPDGVGKSSLLALIAGARAVQRGRVEVLGGDMASARHREAVCPNIAYMPQGLGRNLYPTLSVEENLQFFGRLFGHNAAERRRRIDELTAATGLRPFLNRPAGKLSGGMKQKLGLCCSLIHDPELLILDEPTTGVDPLSRKQFWDLIERIRGERPHMSVIVATAYMEEAERFDWLVAINGGRVLATGTPRELHEQTGTRSLEEAFVSLLPESQRGGYEAVVVPPLTEALGQAISIEARDLTMRFGDFTAVDHVSFRIRRGEIFGFLGSNGCGKSTTMKMLTGLLAASEGRASLFGQPVASGDIATRRRVGYMSQAFSLYSELSVQQNLVLHARLFHVPAAQIGARVEEMLTRFGLVEVRSVMPEALPLGMRQRLSLAVAMVHKPELLILDEPTSGVDPVARDDFWRLMIDLARKDQVTIFISTHFMNEAMRCDRISLMHAGRVLVTDAPAELVRKWGAQSLEQAFIGYLEAAAGAAPPDPSAPAAPEHSRFGGTPPNAGGGPARRPRRGFSFGRAYSYTAREALELRRDPVRATLALLGSVILMFVMGYGITMDVENLSFAVLDRDQTGLSRDYALNLSGSRYFVEREPIRDYQDLDRRMRHGEISLAVEIPAGFARDLSGGRPVQIGAWIDGAMPSRAETVRGYVRGMHQSWLLRVAQTRLGQSAVGAAGIETRFRYNPEVQSLPAMVPAVIPILLLMIPAMLAALSVVREKELGSIINLYVTPVTRSEFLLGKQLPYIALGMLNFLLMTLLAVTVFGVPVKGSFFALALASLIYVTFSTGTGLFASTFTRSQVAAMFLTVIGTMIPAVQFSGMIDPVSSLEGLGRVIGEIYPATHMVTIGRGVFNKALQLRELQSALWPMLCAVPVVLGLSVALLKKQGR, encoded by the coding sequence ATGAGCGACGAGTCCGCGCGCCGGCCGGTCGCCCGGCTGGACGGCGTCGGCCTGCACTACCGCAAGACTGTCGCGCTCGACGCGATCGACCTGGTGGTGCCCGGTGGCCGCATGGTCGGCCTGATCGGGCCGGATGGTGTCGGAAAGTCCAGCCTGCTCGCCCTGATCGCCGGCGCTCGGGCGGTGCAGCGGGGACGGGTCGAGGTGCTCGGCGGCGACATGGCCAGCGCCCGCCACCGCGAGGCGGTGTGCCCGAATATCGCCTACATGCCGCAGGGACTGGGCCGGAACCTGTATCCGACGCTGTCGGTGGAGGAGAACCTCCAATTCTTCGGCCGCCTGTTCGGCCACAACGCTGCGGAGCGGCGCCGGCGCATCGACGAATTGACCGCCGCCACCGGGCTGCGCCCGTTCCTGAACCGACCGGCCGGCAAACTCTCCGGCGGCATGAAACAGAAGCTGGGTCTGTGCTGTTCGCTCATCCACGACCCGGAACTGCTGATTCTCGACGAGCCGACCACCGGCGTCGACCCGTTGTCGCGCAAGCAGTTCTGGGACCTGATCGAGCGTATCCGGGGCGAACGGCCGCACATGAGCGTGATCGTCGCCACCGCCTACATGGAAGAGGCGGAGCGCTTCGACTGGCTGGTGGCGATCAATGGCGGTCGCGTGCTCGCCACCGGCACGCCGCGCGAACTGCACGAGCAGACCGGCACGCGATCGCTCGAAGAAGCCTTCGTCTCGCTGTTGCCGGAGTCGCAGCGCGGCGGCTACGAGGCGGTGGTGGTGCCCCCGCTGACCGAGGCCCTGGGGCAGGCGATTTCGATCGAGGCACGCGATCTGACGATGCGCTTCGGCGACTTCACGGCAGTCGACCACGTCAGCTTCCGCATCCGCCGCGGCGAGATCTTCGGCTTTCTCGGCTCCAATGGCTGCGGCAAGTCCACCACCATGAAGATGCTGACCGGCCTGCTGGCGGCCAGCGAGGGGCGGGCTTCGCTGTTCGGGCAGCCCGTCGCTTCCGGCGACATCGCGACCCGTCGCCGCGTCGGCTACATGTCGCAGGCCTTTTCGCTGTATTCCGAACTGAGCGTGCAGCAGAACCTGGTGCTGCACGCGCGCCTGTTCCATGTACCGGCTGCGCAGATCGGCGCGCGCGTCGAGGAGATGCTGACGCGCTTCGGGCTGGTGGAGGTCCGCAGCGTGATGCCGGAGGCGCTGCCGCTGGGGATGCGGCAGCGCCTGTCGCTGGCCGTGGCCATGGTCCACAAGCCCGAATTGCTGATCCTCGACGAGCCGACCTCCGGCGTCGATCCGGTAGCGCGCGACGACTTCTGGCGGCTGATGATCGATCTGGCGCGCAAGGACCAGGTGACGATCTTCATTTCCACGCATTTCATGAACGAGGCGATGCGCTGCGACCGTATCTCTCTGATGCATGCGGGCCGCGTGCTGGTGACGGACGCGCCGGCCGAGCTGGTGCGCAAGTGGGGCGCGCAAAGCCTGGAGCAGGCTTTCATCGGCTATCTCGAGGCGGCCGCCGGCGCGGCTCCGCCGGATCCGTCGGCTCCGGCCGCGCCCGAGCATTCACGGTTCGGCGGGACGCCGCCGAATGCCGGCGGCGGGCCGGCGCGCCGTCCGCGCCGGGGATTCAGCTTCGGACGCGCCTACAGCTACACCGCGCGCGAGGCGCTGGAACTGCGGCGCGATCCGGTCCGCGCGACGCTGGCCCTGCTCGGCAGCGTCATACTGATGTTCGTGATGGGTTACGGCATCACCATGGATGTCGAAAACCTGAGTTTCGCCGTGCTGGATCGCGACCAGACCGGCCTGAGCCGCGATTACGCCTTGAATCTTTCGGGCTCGCGGTATTTCGTGGAGCGTGAACCGATCCGCGACTATCAGGATCTGGATCGACGCATGCGCCACGGTGAAATCTCTCTGGCGGTCGAAATCCCGGCCGGGTTCGCGCGGGATCTCAGTGGCGGCCGGCCGGTGCAGATCGGCGCCTGGATCGACGGCGCCATGCCGTCGCGCGCCGAAACCGTGCGCGGTTATGTGCGGGGGATGCATCAGAGCTGGTTGCTGCGCGTCGCGCAGACCCGGCTCGGACAGAGCGCCGTCGGGGCGGCCGGCATCGAGACGCGCTTTCGCTACAACCCGGAGGTACAGAGTCTGCCGGCGATGGTGCCGGCGGTGATTCCGATCCTGCTGCTGATGATCCCTGCCATGCTGGCAGCGCTGTCGGTGGTGCGTGAGAAGGAACTGGGCTCCATCATCAATCTCTACGTGACGCCGGTGACGCGCTCCGAATTCCTGCTCGGCAAACAGCTGCCGTACATCGCGCTGGGCATGCTCAACTTCCTGTTGATGACCCTGCTCGCCGTCACCGTGTTCGGCGTGCCGGTGAAGGGCAGTTTCTTCGCCCTCGCACTGGCCTCGCTGATCTACGTTACCTTTTCCACCGGTACCGGACTGTTCGCCTCCACCTTCACGCGCAGCCAGGTCGCCGCGATGTTCCTGACCGTGATCGGCACCATGATTCCGGCCGTGCAGTTCAGCGGCATGATCGATCCGGTGTCCTCGCTCGAAGGGCTCGGCCGCGTGATCGGCGAAATCTATCCGGCCACTCACATGGTCACCATCGGTCGCGGCGTCTTCAACAAGGCGCTGCAGCTGCGCGAGCTGCAATCGGCGCTGTGGCCGATGTTGTGCGCGGTTCCGGTGGTCCTGGGCCTGTCCGTCGCGTTGTTGAAGAAACAGGGGCGCTGA
- a CDS encoding ABC-F family ATP-binding cassette domain-containing protein, with product MTLRRGPRALLEDTTFSIHGGWRVGVIGRNGTGKSTLFAAVLGQLAPDTGTISSMNNWDVATAAQETPALPDLAIEFALDGDVELRELEASLAKAEVEEDIETICDVHERLAVIGGYAAPARAASLLHGLGFSQEAQQQPVSAFSGGWRMRLNLARALMRRSDALLLDEPTNHLDLDAVIWLQGWLKLYPGTLLVISHDREFLDDVTTHTLHLENRKANLYTGNYSQFERQRAERLSLQSQAFAKQQKQVAHLQKFINRFRASASKATQAQSRIKALERMELVAAVHADSEFSFEFPEPDRLPSPLVRFDKVSAGYGEKVILSGLDILVAPGERIGLLGRNGAGKSTLVQTIAGAIAPLAGEEVRATHLRVGYFAQHTTESLDMDASPMVLFRRIAPKVTEQEVRTFLGGFNFKGDRVYEPVGPFSGGEKARLALAMVVYQSPNLLLLDEPTNHLDLDMRHALETALMSFAGAVMLVSHDRHLITSTCDTLWLVDSGKCTGFDGDLDDYAKWLNSHDLNKKSKKASS from the coding sequence ATGACCCTGCGCCGCGGTCCGCGTGCGCTGCTCGAAGACACGACCTTCTCCATACACGGCGGATGGCGCGTTGGCGTGATCGGCCGCAATGGCACCGGGAAGTCCACATTGTTCGCTGCCGTGCTGGGCCAGCTGGCGCCGGACACCGGCACGATCTCCTCGATGAACAACTGGGACGTGGCCACCGCCGCGCAGGAAACGCCGGCACTGCCGGACCTTGCCATCGAGTTCGCGCTGGATGGCGATGTCGAGCTGCGCGAACTTGAAGCCAGTCTCGCCAAGGCCGAAGTCGAAGAAGACATCGAAACCATTTGCGATGTGCATGAGCGCCTTGCCGTGATCGGCGGCTACGCCGCGCCGGCACGGGCCGCCTCGCTGCTGCATGGCCTTGGGTTTTCGCAGGAAGCGCAGCAACAACCGGTGTCCGCGTTCTCCGGCGGCTGGCGCATGCGCCTGAATCTGGCGCGCGCGCTGATGCGGCGTTCCGACGCGCTGCTGCTGGACGAGCCCACCAATCATCTCGATCTGGACGCCGTGATCTGGCTGCAGGGCTGGCTCAAGCTTTATCCCGGCACCCTGCTGGTGATCTCGCACGACCGGGAATTCCTCGACGACGTCACCACCCATACGCTGCACCTGGAAAACAGGAAGGCCAATCTCTACACCGGCAACTACTCGCAGTTCGAACGTCAGCGTGCCGAACGCCTGTCCTTGCAATCCCAGGCCTTCGCCAAGCAGCAGAAGCAGGTTGCCCACCTGCAGAAGTTCATCAACCGCTTCCGCGCCAGCGCCTCCAAGGCCACGCAGGCGCAGAGCCGCATCAAGGCGCTGGAGCGCATGGAACTGGTGGCCGCGGTGCACGCCGATTCCGAGTTCTCGTTCGAATTTCCGGAGCCGGATCGCCTGCCGTCGCCGCTGGTGCGTTTCGACAAGGTCTCCGCCGGATATGGCGAGAAAGTCATTCTCAGCGGCCTGGACATACTGGTTGCTCCCGGCGAGCGCATCGGTCTGCTTGGCCGCAACGGTGCCGGCAAGTCCACGCTGGTGCAGACCATCGCCGGCGCCATCGCGCCGCTGGCGGGCGAGGAGGTGCGCGCCACGCATCTGCGCGTCGGTTACTTCGCCCAGCACACCACCGAAAGTCTGGACATGGACGCCTCGCCGATGGTGCTGTTCCGGCGCATCGCCCCCAAGGTTACCGAGCAGGAAGTTCGCACGTTTCTCGGCGGCTTCAACTTCAAGGGCGACCGTGTCTACGAACCGGTGGGCCCGTTCTCCGGTGGCGAAAAGGCGCGTCTGGCCCTGGCCATGGTGGTCTACCAAAGCCCCAATCTGCTGCTGCTGGACGAGCCCACCAACCATCTCGACCTCGACATGCGCCACGCGCTCGAAACCGCGCTGATGTCCTTTGCCGGCGCGGTGATGCTGGTCAGCCATGACCGCCATCTGATCACCAGCACCTGCGATACGCTGTGGCTGGTCGACAGCGGAAAATGCACCGGCTTCGACGGCGACCTCGACGACTACGCCAAGTGGCTCAATTCGCACGACCTCAACAAGAAGTCGAAGAAGGCCTCCAGCTGA